One uncultured Hyphomonas sp. genomic region harbors:
- a CDS encoding acyl-CoA dehydrogenase family protein: MADTQHSMDAMAELNDLRMSEEARPLYEHVKRFIKETVEPMYEEFERLGEGKTDIWSYAPGQLEALEGAKDAAKKEGLWNFFLPDAETGEGLKNLDYAYIAAELGKNPLASESMNCSAPDTGNMEVLERVGTPAQKEQWLKPLLEGKIRSAFAMTEPALPSSDAKNVSMSAVLEGDEWVINGEKYYISGAGDPRCRIMITMVKTNDGPDVNRRQSQILVPLPHPGVTIMGPMHVFGDPDAPHGHMHIRFENVRVPKENMLLGEGRGFEISQLRLGPGRIHHCMRSIGAAEKALDLMVVRGMTRQAFGRDLIKLGGNLEKVSRARIEIEAMRMMVLKAAKAMDVLGNKEARVWISMVKAMVPERVCDIIDDAIQLHGATGVSQWTPLARMYANQRTLRLADGPDEVHHMVVGRAETRKYTGEEEDPAMAAVWRK, from the coding sequence ATGGCTGATACCCAGCATTCCATGGACGCAATGGCCGAACTGAATGACCTGCGCATGTCGGAGGAGGCACGCCCCCTCTACGAACATGTGAAGCGGTTCATCAAGGAAACGGTCGAACCGATGTATGAGGAATTCGAACGTCTCGGCGAAGGCAAGACCGACATCTGGTCTTACGCGCCGGGCCAGCTCGAAGCCCTCGAAGGGGCCAAGGACGCGGCCAAGAAAGAAGGCCTCTGGAACTTCTTCCTGCCGGATGCCGAAACCGGCGAAGGCCTGAAGAACCTCGATTACGCCTACATCGCTGCGGAACTCGGCAAGAACCCGCTGGCATCTGAGTCGATGAACTGCTCCGCGCCGGACACCGGGAACATGGAAGTTCTCGAGCGCGTCGGCACGCCGGCCCAGAAGGAACAGTGGCTGAAGCCGCTTCTGGAAGGCAAGATCCGCTCCGCCTTCGCCATGACCGAACCGGCCCTGCCGTCCTCGGACGCCAAGAACGTCTCCATGAGCGCCGTTCTGGAAGGCGACGAATGGGTCATCAATGGCGAGAAATACTACATCTCCGGCGCGGGCGATCCGCGTTGCCGCATCATGATCACCATGGTGAAAACCAATGACGGGCCGGACGTGAACCGCCGCCAGTCGCAGATCCTCGTGCCGCTGCCGCACCCGGGTGTCACCATCATGGGCCCGATGCACGTCTTCGGCGATCCGGATGCGCCGCACGGCCACATGCACATCCGCTTCGAGAACGTCCGTGTTCCGAAAGAAAACATGCTGCTCGGTGAAGGCCGTGGCTTCGAGATCTCGCAGCTGCGCCTCGGCCCCGGCCGTATCCACCACTGCATGCGCTCCATCGGGGCGGCAGAGAAAGCCCTCGACCTGATGGTTGTTCGCGGCATGACCCGTCAGGCTTTCGGCCGCGACCTGATCAAGCTGGGCGGCAACCTCGAAAAGGTCTCCCGCGCCCGCATCGAGATCGAAGCCATGCGCATGATGGTCCTCAAGGCCGCCAAGGCGATGGACGTCCTCGGCAACAAGGAAGCCCGAGTCTGGATCTCCATGGTCAAGGCCATGGTGCCGGAGCGCGTTTGTGACATCATCGACGATGCCATCCAGCTGCACGGCGCAACCGGCGTCTCGCAATGGACGCCGCTCGCCCGCATGTATGCCAACCAGCGCACGCTGCGCCTGGCGGACGGCCCGGACGAGGTGCACCACATGGTGGTCGGCCGCGCCGAAACCCGCAAGTACACGGGCGAGGAAGAAGATCCGGCGATGGCTGCTGTCTGGCGCAAATAA
- a CDS encoding sulfite exporter TauE/SafE family protein: protein MSPIAAAIILVTVLVTSFISGIFGMAGGIIFMGVLAALVPVATAMIVHGAVQMISNGYRAFLWRDHIDWRIFRRYAVGSVAAVALLFALSWRPDKQVVYVLLGCVAMLVWLPKTLLDLDIQKRFQAEGAGFVVQSLNTIAGVSGPLLDQFFVHTDMTRHAIVATKAVTQVLAHFVKIVFWSTPVIMAAGLQALPPWWLILLAAPLSMLGTTLGGKVLDRMSDVNFKRGMKYLVTAIGAVMLMKAAGWL from the coding sequence ATGAGCCCGATCGCCGCTGCCATCATTCTCGTCACTGTGCTGGTAACCAGCTTCATTTCGGGCATTTTCGGCATGGCGGGCGGCATCATTTTCATGGGCGTACTGGCCGCGCTGGTGCCGGTTGCGACCGCCATGATCGTGCATGGCGCGGTGCAGATGATCTCCAATGGCTACCGCGCCTTCCTGTGGCGGGATCATATCGACTGGCGCATCTTCCGCCGCTACGCGGTGGGCTCCGTTGCTGCGGTCGCCCTGCTGTTCGCGCTCAGCTGGCGTCCGGACAAACAGGTCGTCTATGTGCTGCTGGGCTGTGTCGCCATGCTGGTCTGGCTGCCGAAGACGCTGCTGGATCTCGACATTCAGAAACGCTTCCAGGCCGAAGGCGCAGGCTTCGTCGTACAGTCGCTGAACACGATTGCCGGTGTGTCCGGCCCGCTGCTGGACCAGTTCTTCGTCCATACCGACATGACGCGCCACGCCATCGTGGCGACCAAGGCCGTGACGCAAGTGCTGGCGCATTTCGTGAAGATCGTGTTCTGGAGCACGCCGGTCATCATGGCTGCAGGTCTTCAGGCGCTGCCGCCCTGGTGGCTGATCCTGCTGGCGGCGCCGCTTTCCATGCTGGGCACGACGCTGGGCGGCAAAGTACTGGACCGGATGAGCGACGTGAATTTCAAACGCGGCATGAAATACCTCGTCACCGCAATTGGTGCCGTCATGCTGATGAAAGCTGCAGGCTGGCTGTAA
- a CDS encoding LysR substrate-binding domain-containing protein: MNLRSIDLNLLPVLEAVYDERSLTRASEILRITQPAVSNALSRLRNHFEDPLFVREGRGVKPTAMAEALMPAVREALDKLRAGLEPRSVFEPSHSTRVFNLSARDAGAFLIAPALAARLEAIAPGVRISWSQLHRSAVAAELASGRLDLAIDVSDLLGVDMEREKLLSAPYVCVLSPDHPQADQPLTQDAFFDLRHITVSSRREGRSLIEEMARMVGRRITPTQRLPHYMTALEIVRQTKLALVAPRQIAENTGLAVLALPFNYPSPESTLYWHREYAGDPALSWMRGLIRDIARELMASERQKEAAAAS; this comes from the coding sequence ATGAATCTACGGTCGATCGACCTGAACCTGCTGCCTGTGCTGGAAGCCGTTTATGACGAGCGGAGCCTGACACGAGCCAGCGAAATCCTGCGGATCACTCAGCCGGCTGTCAGCAATGCGCTCTCCCGGCTTCGGAACCATTTCGAGGACCCGCTCTTCGTCCGCGAAGGCCGCGGGGTGAAGCCGACCGCGATGGCAGAGGCGCTCATGCCCGCCGTGCGCGAAGCGCTCGACAAGCTGCGCGCCGGGCTGGAGCCACGTTCCGTGTTCGAGCCGTCGCATTCCACCCGCGTGTTCAACCTGTCTGCCCGCGATGCCGGCGCGTTCCTGATTGCTCCGGCACTGGCGGCGCGGCTGGAAGCGATTGCCCCCGGCGTCAGGATATCCTGGAGCCAGCTGCACCGCTCTGCGGTCGCCGCGGAACTGGCATCCGGCCGGCTGGACCTCGCCATCGACGTCTCCGACCTGCTGGGCGTGGATATGGAACGGGAAAAACTCCTGTCGGCGCCCTATGTCTGCGTCCTCTCACCAGATCATCCGCAGGCGGATCAGCCTTTGACGCAGGACGCATTCTTCGACCTGCGCCACATCACCGTGTCCAGCCGCCGGGAAGGCCGCAGCCTAATCGAGGAAATGGCCCGTATGGTCGGGCGGCGCATTACGCCGACACAGCGCCTGCCGCACTATATGACGGCACTGGAAATCGTCCGGCAAACAAAACTGGCCCTGGTGGCGCCCCGTCAGATTGCGGAAAACACCGGGCTTGCCGTGCTCGCCCTGCCCTTCAACTATCCCTCCCCGGAATCGACGCTCTACTGGCACCGGGAATATGCCGGGGATCCGGCGCTGAGCTGGATGCGCGGCCTGATCCGGGACATTGCCCGTGAGCTGATGGCTTCCGAACGGCAGAAGGAGGCCGCAGCGGCGTCCTAG
- a CDS encoding crotonase/enoyl-CoA hydratase family protein, translating to MTATVKTENGISVVTMDDGKANAISLDMLEAVNACLDEAEKDGDVLVLTGREGKFSAGFDLKFLATSDGEGVRKLVTGGGQLAMRLFTSKMPVVIASTGHSIAMGAFMLLGGDTRIGTRGAFKIGANETVNGMTLPGFGTELPRARLNPMYLTEALVQARLYSPDEAVPVGWLDKVVEADALMDTAMEAATALKAIANGAYYRNKMLVRKPAIDAIMPTLEQSTV from the coding sequence ATGACCGCGACCGTCAAAACCGAAAATGGCATTTCCGTCGTCACCATGGATGACGGCAAGGCCAATGCCATCAGCCTCGACATGCTGGAGGCAGTGAATGCCTGCCTCGACGAAGCGGAGAAGGATGGGGACGTTCTGGTGCTGACCGGGCGCGAGGGAAAATTCTCTGCCGGGTTCGACCTGAAATTCCTGGCCACATCCGACGGTGAAGGCGTGCGCAAATTGGTGACCGGTGGCGGCCAGCTGGCCATGCGCCTGTTCACTTCCAAGATGCCGGTCGTGATCGCATCGACCGGGCACTCCATCGCCATGGGCGCGTTCATGCTGCTTGGCGGGGACACGCGGATCGGCACGCGCGGCGCCTTCAAGATCGGTGCGAACGAGACGGTCAATGGCATGACCCTGCCGGGCTTCGGCACGGAGCTGCCGCGCGCGCGTCTCAACCCGATGTACCTGACGGAAGCGCTCGTGCAGGCCCGCCTTTACTCGCCGGATGAGGCAGTGCCCGTCGGCTGGCTGGACAAGGTGGTCGAGGCGGATGCCCTGATGGACACAGCGATGGAAGCCGCCACCGCCCTCAAGGCCATTGCGAACGGCGCTTACTATCGCAACAAGATGCTGGTCCGGAAGCCGGCCATCGATGCGATCATGCCGACGCTGGAACAGTCGACCGTCTAG
- a CDS encoding nucleoside deaminase has translation MTILADPMDRALELACEAAAAGEVPVGAVIVDPETGEIIAEGANAPIRGHDPTAHAEIIALRRAAEARGNYRLTGLTMYVTLEPCAMCAGAISLARIGKLVFGACDPKGGAVIHGARFFEQPTCHWRPEVEQDEERGEAASQLLKDFFKARRK, from the coding sequence ATGACAATTCTTGCTGATCCGATGGACCGCGCGCTGGAACTGGCGTGCGAAGCTGCTGCGGCAGGCGAAGTGCCCGTGGGGGCCGTGATCGTCGATCCGGAAACGGGTGAGATCATCGCAGAGGGCGCCAATGCGCCGATCAGAGGGCATGACCCGACCGCCCATGCAGAGATTATCGCCCTGCGCCGCGCGGCAGAGGCGCGCGGCAATTACCGTCTCACGGGCCTCACCATGTATGTCACGCTGGAGCCGTGCGCGATGTGCGCCGGGGCGATCAGCCTTGCCCGGATCGGCAAGCTGGTCTTCGGCGCCTGCGACCCGAAAGGCGGCGCGGTCATCCACGGCGCGCGCTTTTTCGAACAGCCGACCTGCCACTGGCGGCCGGAAGTGGAGCAGGACGAGGAACGCGGCGAAGCGGCGAGCCAGCTGCTGAAGGATTTCTTCAAGGCCCGGCGAAAGTAG
- the rsmD gene encoding 16S rRNA (guanine(966)-N(2))-methyltransferase RsmD, whose amino-acid sequence MRIIAGQHKGRAIAAPKGQGTRPTADRARESVFNMLAHAPWAPEIEGARVIDLFAGSGALGLEAVSRGAAFCLFVETDHAARGAIRDNIETLGLYGNTRIHRRSATDLGEKPAGVGSPFTLAFLDPPYHKDLVAPALACLIEGKWLADDAIAVVETASDELIAPEGWEMLDTRDYGAARVWFLKPGAVA is encoded by the coding sequence ATGCGCATCATTGCCGGACAGCACAAGGGGCGCGCGATTGCCGCGCCGAAGGGACAGGGCACACGGCCGACGGCCGACCGGGCGCGCGAAAGCGTGTTCAACATGCTGGCCCATGCGCCCTGGGCGCCGGAGATCGAAGGCGCGCGGGTGATCGACCTGTTCGCAGGGTCTGGCGCGCTGGGCCTCGAAGCGGTCAGCCGGGGCGCGGCCTTCTGCCTGTTCGTGGAAACCGACCACGCTGCCCGCGGCGCAATCCGCGACAATATCGAGACACTGGGCCTCTACGGGAACACGCGCATCCACCGGCGCTCCGCCACCGATCTTGGCGAGAAGCCGGCCGGCGTCGGCAGCCCGTTCACACTCGCCTTCCTCGACCCGCCCTATCACAAGGACCTTGTCGCCCCGGCCCTCGCCTGCCTGATCGAGGGCAAATGGCTGGCCGACGACGCCATCGCCGTGGTGGAGACAGCCTCGGACGAACTCATCGCGCCGGAAGGCTGGGAGATGCTGGACACGCGGGACTATGGCGCCGCGCGCGTGTGGTTCCTGAAGCCGGGGGCGGTCGCATGA
- a CDS encoding patatin-like phospholipase family protein, with the protein MAKPAEKPLSLALQGGGAHGAYTWGVLDRLLEENRFDIRAITATSAGAMNAVAFAGGYGAGGVDGARQALEALWQAVSHSGKPARAYGVPGAAAFAYASALQSWASPYDFNPLKLNPLRDAVESVIDFEAVRASGLQLFLSATDVESGHVKVFSGEEVTLDAVLASACLPQTFQAVEIDGHAYWDGGYMGNPSIFPLIYAGAPTDVLLVTLNPIERPGVPKRAGEIQERVNEISFNAALIGELRAIAFVQRLLDDGMLKAPMLKKYRRLNVHAIRGGQDLADQALHTKFDTSWRFLTGLRDQGRAAAEAWLTGDAELVGTNKSNCDLREEFLKG; encoded by the coding sequence ATGGCGAAACCGGCAGAAAAGCCTCTCAGTCTGGCTTTGCAGGGCGGTGGGGCGCATGGCGCCTACACATGGGGTGTCCTCGACCGGCTGTTGGAAGAGAATCGCTTCGACATCCGCGCTATCACCGCCACCTCGGCCGGTGCGATGAATGCGGTCGCCTTTGCAGGCGGTTATGGCGCGGGCGGCGTGGATGGTGCCCGGCAGGCGCTTGAGGCGCTCTGGCAGGCGGTGTCGCACAGCGGCAAGCCCGCGCGGGCCTATGGTGTGCCCGGCGCGGCGGCTTTTGCGTATGCCTCCGCGCTGCAGAGCTGGGCCAGCCCGTATGACTTCAACCCGCTGAAGCTGAACCCGCTGCGGGATGCGGTGGAAAGCGTGATCGACTTCGAGGCCGTCCGTGCCTCCGGCCTGCAGCTGTTCCTGAGCGCGACGGATGTGGAGTCCGGTCATGTGAAAGTGTTTTCGGGCGAAGAGGTGACGCTCGATGCCGTGCTCGCCTCTGCCTGCCTGCCGCAGACCTTTCAGGCGGTGGAGATCGACGGCCACGCCTATTGGGATGGCGGCTATATGGGCAATCCCAGCATCTTCCCGCTGATCTATGCCGGCGCGCCGACCGATGTGCTGCTGGTCACGCTGAACCCGATCGAGCGGCCGGGCGTGCCGAAGCGGGCAGGCGAGATCCAGGAACGCGTCAACGAGATCAGCTTCAATGCTGCCCTGATCGGCGAGCTGCGCGCCATCGCCTTCGTCCAGCGCCTGCTGGATGACGGCATGCTGAAAGCGCCGATGCTGAAGAAGTACCGCCGCCTGAACGTGCACGCGATCCGCGGCGGGCAGGATCTCGCCGACCAGGCCCTGCACACCAAGTTCGACACCAGCTGGCGCTTCCTGACAGGCCTGCGCGATCAGGGCCGCGCCGCCGCAGAGGCCTGGCTGACCGGCGATGCAGAACTCGTCGGCACGAACAAATCGAACTGCGATCTTCGGGAGGAATTCCTGAAGGGCTAG
- a CDS encoding class I SAM-dependent RNA methyltransferase: MPAIPDADARGASTVVIERLGSKGDGQVRIDGDWVSVPQVLPGEEVRIVVEKDRGRLLEIVTPSPDRQVPACPHFSKCGSCSLQHLADGPYQAFKRSLVVNALKSRGLEPHVEDIWVTPPGTRRRMSLAARRTKTGVQLGFHARRSHDIVDISTCPVASPEITRKLSALKELAAPLAPLKGEMVLKVTVMPNGLDLHITNTATFAAPHDVMMAGAKALAAGFLRVSIGDEVPLQQGTPEIQVGKAALRPRPGGFLQASAEAEAFMASLVRQHLKFALEVADLFSGCGTFALRLAEESRVHAAEGDADAIEALEASARAASGLKPVTAEVRDLFRNPVPAATLSHYQGIVLNPPRHGAAKQVAEIAQSGVARIAYISCDPGTLARDLRVLVDAGYRFVLVQPVDQFLWSPHVETVVLLERGGAG; encoded by the coding sequence ATGCCTGCCATTCCAGACGCAGATGCTCGCGGCGCCAGCACTGTGGTCATCGAACGCCTGGGATCGAAAGGCGATGGCCAGGTGCGGATCGACGGAGACTGGGTTTCCGTTCCCCAGGTACTGCCTGGCGAAGAAGTCCGCATTGTTGTCGAGAAAGACCGCGGGCGCCTCCTCGAGATCGTGACGCCCTCGCCGGACAGACAGGTCCCGGCCTGCCCGCATTTTTCAAAGTGTGGCAGCTGCAGCCTGCAGCACCTTGCCGATGGGCCCTATCAGGCCTTCAAACGCTCGCTTGTTGTAAATGCCCTCAAGTCGCGCGGGCTGGAGCCGCATGTCGAGGACATCTGGGTCACCCCGCCCGGAACCCGCCGTCGCATGTCGCTGGCCGCGCGGCGGACGAAGACCGGCGTGCAACTCGGTTTCCATGCCCGGCGTAGTCACGACATTGTGGACATTTCCACCTGCCCGGTTGCCTCGCCGGAGATCACACGGAAGCTCAGTGCCCTGAAAGAACTCGCCGCGCCGCTGGCACCGCTGAAAGGCGAGATGGTACTGAAAGTCACCGTGATGCCGAACGGGCTGGACCTTCATATCACGAATACCGCCACCTTCGCCGCGCCGCATGATGTCATGATGGCCGGAGCCAAAGCACTGGCCGCCGGGTTCCTGCGCGTCTCCATCGGCGATGAAGTCCCGCTGCAACAAGGAACGCCGGAGATACAGGTCGGCAAGGCCGCGCTCCGCCCCCGCCCGGGTGGCTTCCTGCAGGCCAGCGCGGAAGCCGAAGCCTTCATGGCGAGCCTGGTGCGCCAGCATCTGAAGTTCGCCCTCGAGGTGGCCGACCTTTTCTCCGGCTGCGGAACATTTGCCCTGCGCCTGGCGGAGGAATCCCGCGTCCATGCGGCCGAAGGCGACGCAGACGCGATCGAAGCGCTGGAAGCGTCCGCCCGCGCGGCGTCCGGCCTGAAGCCTGTAACGGCGGAAGTGCGCGACCTGTTCCGCAATCCGGTTCCGGCGGCCACGCTGTCCCATTACCAGGGCATCGTGCTGAACCCGCCCCGGCACGGCGCCGCCAAACAGGTGGCAGAAATCGCGCAAAGCGGCGTCGCGCGGATCGCCTATATTTCCTGCGACCCCGGCACGCTTGCGCGGGACCTGCGCGTGCTAGTCGATGCCGGATACCGGTTCGTCTTGGTGCAGCCGGTCGACCAGTTCCTGTGGTCGCCACATGTGGAGACGGTCGTGTTGCTGGAACGGGGGGGTGCAGGATGA
- a CDS encoding NUDIX hydrolase, whose product MSAQKPVPAVGTVCFRGDDVALIRRGTKPMAGSWSLPGGKIEFGERASDAALRELKEETGLTARLVGLVDVVDGIFTSRTTGDVTRHFVLFDYAAVWVSGTVMAGDDAAHAEWISPSRLAELEIWDETRRIIEAARALVAASQTAS is encoded by the coding sequence ATGAGTGCCCAGAAGCCTGTCCCAGCCGTCGGCACGGTCTGCTTCCGCGGCGACGACGTCGCCCTGATCCGCCGGGGGACAAAGCCTATGGCCGGCAGTTGGTCTCTGCCCGGCGGCAAGATCGAATTCGGCGAACGCGCCAGCGATGCCGCCCTGCGCGAACTGAAGGAAGAGACTGGGCTCACCGCCCGGCTGGTGGGTCTCGTGGATGTCGTGGACGGTATCTTCACCTCCAGAACGACGGGGGATGTGACCCGCCATTTCGTCCTGTTTGATTACGCCGCTGTCTGGGTTTCCGGTACGGTAATGGCGGGTGACGATGCCGCCCATGCCGAATGGATCAGCCCGTCCCGGCTGGCAGAACTCGAAATCTGGGACGAAACCCGGCGCATCATCGAAGCGGCCCGCGCGCTGGTCGCCGCCAGCCAAACTGCCTCTTGA
- a CDS encoding SDR family oxidoreductase: MTYAPFDLSGKVCVVTGGNKGIGLGMVEALAASNADVVIWGRKEADNAAAVKKADALGTGKIKAWKVDVGEEAEVVKGMKEAEEEFGRIDCCIANAGVGRGAANFHEMTLETWRYNQRINSEGAFFTLREAGKSMVARAKAGDPGGSLVGTASLAGIEGAARNEAYGHTKGGLIAMMNAIATEYGRYGIRANSILPGWIATDMTEGAQGNEAFQTKVISRVPARRWGEPEDFGGIAVYLASDASRYHSGDTLIVDGGYAKF, from the coding sequence ATGACCTACGCCCCATTCGACCTTTCAGGAAAAGTCTGCGTTGTCACCGGCGGCAACAAGGGAATCGGCCTCGGCATGGTCGAGGCGCTGGCCGCTTCGAACGCCGATGTCGTGATCTGGGGCCGCAAGGAAGCCGACAATGCCGCTGCCGTGAAAAAGGCCGACGCACTCGGCACCGGCAAGATCAAAGCCTGGAAAGTGGACGTCGGCGAGGAAGCCGAAGTCGTCAAAGGCATGAAGGAAGCCGAAGAAGAATTTGGCCGCATCGACTGCTGCATCGCCAATGCCGGTGTTGGCCGCGGCGCCGCAAATTTCCACGAAATGACGCTGGAGACCTGGCGCTACAACCAGCGCATCAACTCCGAAGGCGCCTTCTTCACGCTTCGCGAAGCCGGCAAATCCATGGTGGCCCGTGCCAAGGCCGGCGATCCGGGTGGCAGCCTGGTCGGCACGGCATCGCTGGCAGGCATCGAAGGGGCGGCACGCAATGAAGCCTACGGCCACACCAAGGGCGGCCTGATCGCCATGATGAATGCCATCGCCACCGAATATGGCCGCTACGGCATTCGCGCGAACTCCATCCTGCCGGGCTGGATCGCGACGGACATGACCGAAGGCGCGCAAGGGAATGAAGCCTTCCAGACCAAAGTGATCTCGCGTGTCCCGGCCCGGCGCTGGGGCGAGCCGGAAGATTTCGGCGGAATCGCTGTGTATCTGGCCTCCGATGCTTCCCGCTACCACTCCGGCGACACGCTGATCGTGGATGGCGGCTACGCGAAATTCTGA
- a CDS encoding nitronate monooxygenase has protein sequence MALKTRLTEMLNIKHPIMLAGMGGVSYAEVCAAMCNAGGYGVLGMAGTSPDFIAGQMKRVRELTDRPFGVDLLAASPESLEESVDVIIKGGADSFVAGLGVPMPIMERLKKANVKVMVVGGAVKHAIKAEQAGCDAVILQGGEGGGHTGLVGTLPLVAQAVEAVKIPVIAAGGIYDGRGLAAALALGAQGVWMGTRFIASEEAHAANMYKQTIVDATDIDTTRTRCYSGKPMRCRTNDYINDWESRPQDIKPFPFQAIHSTQTGVIGGIGGITDEAKLNPDSSCFAMGQSAGGVHEVKPVAAIVADIMRDAEASIDRMAGMKTKETA, from the coding sequence ATGGCCCTGAAAACCCGCCTGACAGAGATGTTGAACATCAAGCACCCGATCATGCTCGCCGGCATGGGCGGGGTTTCCTATGCAGAAGTCTGCGCCGCGATGTGCAATGCGGGCGGCTATGGCGTGCTTGGCATGGCCGGAACCAGCCCGGATTTCATCGCCGGACAGATGAAACGGGTCCGTGAACTGACCGACCGGCCCTTCGGCGTCGACCTGCTGGCCGCCAGCCCGGAGAGCCTGGAAGAGTCTGTGGATGTCATCATCAAAGGCGGTGCCGATTCCTTCGTCGCAGGTCTCGGCGTGCCAATGCCGATCATGGAGCGGCTGAAAAAGGCGAACGTCAAAGTCATGGTCGTCGGTGGCGCGGTGAAGCATGCCATCAAGGCCGAACAGGCGGGCTGCGACGCGGTGATCCTGCAGGGCGGCGAAGGTGGTGGGCACACAGGCCTCGTCGGTACGCTGCCGCTGGTGGCACAGGCTGTCGAAGCCGTGAAAATCCCTGTCATTGCGGCAGGCGGCATCTATGACGGGCGCGGCCTCGCGGCAGCCCTGGCGCTCGGCGCACAAGGCGTCTGGATGGGTACGCGATTCATCGCCTCCGAAGAGGCCCACGCGGCAAATATGTACAAGCAGACCATTGTGGATGCGACCGACATCGATACCACGCGCACGCGCTGCTATTCCGGCAAGCCGATGCGCTGCCGCACCAATGACTATATCAATGACTGGGAAAGCCGCCCGCAGGACATCAAGCCCTTCCCGTTCCAGGCGATCCACTCCACGCAGACCGGCGTGATCGGCGGCATTGGGGGCATCACGGACGAAGCAAAACTCAATCCGGATAGCTCCTGCTTCGCCATGGGCCAGTCGGCCGGCGGTGTGCATGAAGTGAAGCCCGTCGCCGCCATCGTGGCCGATATCATGCGGGACGCAGAGGCCTCCATCGACCGCATGGCCGGTATGAAGACGAAAGAAACAGCGTAA
- a CDS encoding D-2-hydroxyacid dehydrogenase has protein sequence MTDEGRFYHAGSRVVTDKVEPEIVFGSLDCFFGPAAGTFVRTVMASDRLDWFQSPAAGVDNAVLKGIGKASKHYTTNHTQAESMAEWALWAALDFLRKGPQHRAQQQAAEWKRVQSREIAGSRWLIVGYGSIGEAVGTRVTALGGHVTGLRRSPGPAPGAHEILPSSVLMDELPGADVVLLSLPHTPETEGMAGTDFFSKMKPDALFMNLGRGALVDEDALIAALDEGRPAYAALDVTGVEPLPEESPLWHHPKIMLTPHDSSQTNGTILRADGTFVDNLHRYLNGEPLRNLVDRKAFED, from the coding sequence ATGACCGATGAGGGCCGCTTCTATCATGCCGGGAGCCGGGTGGTGACCGACAAGGTGGAACCCGAAATCGTCTTTGGCAGCCTGGATTGCTTTTTCGGCCCGGCGGCCGGGACATTTGTCAGAACCGTCATGGCCTCAGACCGGCTCGACTGGTTCCAGTCTCCGGCAGCGGGCGTGGACAATGCGGTGCTCAAAGGCATCGGCAAAGCCTCGAAACACTACACGACCAACCACACCCAGGCCGAATCGATGGCCGAATGGGCACTCTGGGCTGCGCTGGATTTCCTGCGTAAGGGCCCGCAGCACCGGGCCCAGCAACAGGCCGCGGAGTGGAAACGCGTCCAGTCGCGCGAGATTGCGGGCAGCCGCTGGCTGATCGTCGGTTACGGCTCGATCGGAGAGGCCGTCGGCACGCGCGTGACGGCCCTCGGCGGGCATGTCACGGGCCTGCGCCGTTCCCCCGGCCCGGCACCGGGCGCGCACGAAATCCTGCCGTCCAGCGTCCTGATGGATGAGTTACCGGGGGCGGATGTGGTTTTGCTCTCACTGCCGCACACGCCGGAAACGGAAGGCATGGCGGGGACGGATTTCTTCTCGAAGATGAAGCCGGATGCCCTCTTCATGAATCTCGGCCGCGGCGCCCTTGTGGATGAGGACGCGCTGATTGCCGCGCTGGATGAAGGCCGCCCGGCCTATGCGGCGCTGGATGTGACAGGCGTTGAGCCGCTGCCGGAAGAAAGCCCGCTCTGGCATCATCCGAAGATCATGCTCACGCCGCACGACTCTTCCCAGACGAATGGGACCATCCTGCGTGCGGACGGGACCTTTGTGGACAATCTCCACCGCTACCTGAACGGTGAGCCGCTCAGGAACCTCGTCGACCGGAAGGCGTTCGAGGACTGA
- a CDS encoding TIGR02301 family protein translates to MIEAALIGHNEDIKFVFYILEPRLDAGKGLFMNKARFHVILLSALMVCGASAAQSGLPMRGPDYFRDASDLAGALGSAHAIRVRCNGREDQYWRQYMSDMLSYEAPNRGNLRSSLVEQFNDAYQETSRDYLKCDNRAVEAEARFARQGQEIAERMAMHYFPKKPN, encoded by the coding sequence ATGATAGAAGCGGCCCTCATCGGTCATAATGAGGACATCAAGTTTGTGTTCTACATCCTTGAGCCGAGGCTGGATGCGGGCAAAGGTCTTTTCATGAACAAGGCACGTTTTCATGTCATCCTGCTTAGCGCCCTGATGGTCTGTGGCGCAAGCGCTGCACAATCAGGCCTGCCGATGCGGGGGCCGGATTACTTCCGCGACGCCTCGGATTTGGCGGGCGCGCTCGGCTCTGCCCACGCGATCCGGGTGCGCTGCAACGGCCGCGAAGACCAGTACTGGCGCCAGTACATGTCCGACATGCTGAGCTATGAAGCGCCCAATCGCGGCAATCTCCGCTCCAGCCTGGTGGAGCAGTTCAACGATGCTTATCAGGAAACCAGCCGCGACTATCTGAAATGCGACAACCGCGCCGTGGAAGCCGAAGCGCGCTTTGCCCGCCAGGGCCAGGAAATCGCCGAACGCATGGCGATGCACTATTTCCCGAAAAAGCCAAACTGA